Proteins encoded within one genomic window of Companilactobacillus sp.:
- the pyrR gene encoding bifunctional pyr operon transcriptional regulator/uracil phosphoribosyltransferase PyrR: MAKEIIDGQTMTRALTRITYEIIERNKGIEDLVLVGIKTRGVFVAHRIESRLKQLENISIPVGELDITPYRDDVNEDDKDGKEFKAAPLDFDITNKHVILTDDVLYTGRTIRAAMDALMKSGRPKKISLAVLVDRGHRELPIRADFVGKNIPTSQREKIKVFMKEIDGEDKVEIE, encoded by the coding sequence ATGGCAAAGGAAATTATTGATGGTCAAACCATGACTCGTGCACTAACACGGATCACATATGAAATAATTGAACGTAACAAGGGTATTGAGGACTTGGTGCTAGTAGGTATTAAAACACGTGGAGTGTTCGTTGCACATCGAATCGAATCTCGACTTAAACAACTCGAAAACATCAGCATTCCAGTTGGAGAACTAGATATCACTCCATATCGGGATGACGTTAACGAAGATGATAAGGATGGCAAGGAATTCAAAGCTGCACCTTTAGACTTCGACATCACTAATAAACACGTAATTTTAACTGATGACGTCTTATATACTGGTAGAACTATCCGTGCTGCAATGGATGCACTTATGAAATCTGGACGTCCTAAAAAGATCTCATTGGCAGTCTTAGTCGATCGAGGACATCGGGAATTGCCAATTCGTGCAGATTTCGTTGGCAAGAACATTCCTACTTCTCAACGTGAAAAAATTAAAGTATTCATGAAAGAAATCGATGGAGAAGACAAAGTCGAAATCGAGTAA
- a CDS encoding RluA family pseudouridine synthase, whose product MANNLITLKFEDEGKIRLDKFVDQEMDELSRSQITKFIKDGEISVNDNVVTKAGYKLSSGDVVTFTIPEEKPIEAVPEDIPIDIVYEDQDVLVVNKPQGMVVHPAAGHPDGTLVNAILYHSQINDDDMIRPGIVHRIDKDTSGLLMIAKNNLAKQSLMKQLKDKTNLREYVAIVHGNFKEKRGVINAPLGRAKNDRKKQAIVDDGRHAVTHFEVIEQFEGYSLVKLKLETGRTHQIRVHMQYIGHPVAGDPLYGPKHTLPGHGQFLHAETLGFDHPRTHEWMQFSVEPPKIFQDTVKKLRG is encoded by the coding sequence ATAGCAAATAATTTAATTACTTTAAAATTTGAGGACGAAGGCAAAATTCGTTTAGACAAATTCGTTGACCAAGAAATGGACGAGCTATCTCGTTCGCAAATCACAAAATTTATTAAAGATGGCGAAATTTCAGTCAACGATAATGTTGTCACTAAAGCTGGCTATAAGTTAAGTTCTGGGGATGTCGTAACATTTACCATTCCAGAAGAAAAACCGATTGAGGCAGTTCCTGAAGATATCCCGATCGATATTGTTTATGAAGATCAAGACGTTTTGGTCGTTAATAAGCCGCAAGGGATGGTTGTTCATCCAGCAGCTGGTCATCCAGATGGAACACTAGTAAACGCCATTTTGTATCATAGTCAAATAAATGACGATGATATGATCAGACCAGGAATCGTTCATCGGATCGATAAAGATACCTCTGGTTTGTTGATGATTGCCAAAAATAATCTCGCAAAACAATCATTGATGAAACAATTGAAAGATAAAACTAACCTCAGAGAATACGTGGCAATCGTTCATGGCAATTTCAAGGAAAAACGTGGGGTGATCAACGCTCCACTGGGACGTGCCAAAAACGACCGTAAGAAACAAGCAATTGTTGATGATGGTCGTCATGCAGTCACGCACTTTGAAGTCATCGAACAATTTGAAGGCTATTCGCTGGTAAAACTAAAACTTGAAACTGGTAGAACTCATCAAATTCGTGTTCACATGCAATACATCGGCCATCCGGTGGCAGGAGATCCTCTATACGGACCTAAGCATACATTGCCAGGACATGGTCAGTTCCTGCATGCAGAGACTTTAGGGTTTGATCACCCAAGGACGCATGAATGGATGCAGTTTTCAGTTGAACCACCTAAGATCTTTCAAGATACTGTTAAAAAATTGCGTGGTTGA
- a CDS encoding Rqc2 family fibronectin-binding protein yields the protein MSFDGMFTHSMVNELNTKLKGGRIAKIQQPFANELILTIRSERKNQQLLLSAHPSYARIQITNQPFENPAKPSTFVMSLRKYITSAIVQGFRQLNNDRVVSIDLSAKNELGDIHSYTMTIEIMSRHSNIFLVNNDDGRIIDLVKRVSPENNSFRGLLPGDTYQLPPSQHKQNPFAAEDGDFQGLETAADIRNKFEGIGLDTSDELLSIMQAKQDPKEFINSFDEVVSPNTAKQSKNNKLGFFPVEYKNTTNLVGFYPTLAELLDNYYLDRARIDRIEQQTKSVTHRLSIILKKDKSKIKKLNKQLKQTKIMDEYNLYGELLTTYMSQIQRGSKSITLTNYYNNEEVTIKLNPEFSPSENAQSYYKRYRKLQNSIPHINEQLEITTSEVNYLESVLASLEYVDIEDVDGIIAELEESGYIKKKKKHARRKKKKTIGERFETSNGIPVVVGKNNIENDQLTMKLAQKNHYWFHVKDMPGSHVILESSDPDEQSIVEAASIAAYYSKARESAKVPVDYLQVRNIRKPNGAKPGFVIFEGQTTILVDPDRNLVDKLRQK from the coding sequence ATGTCATTTGATGGAATGTTTACTCATTCAATGGTAAACGAATTAAACACAAAATTAAAAGGCGGTCGAATTGCTAAAATTCAACAACCTTTTGCAAACGAATTGATCTTAACGATTCGGAGCGAACGTAAGAATCAACAATTATTATTATCTGCACATCCAAGTTATGCCAGAATTCAAATAACCAATCAACCATTTGAAAATCCGGCTAAACCATCGACTTTTGTCATGTCGCTAAGAAAATATATTACTAGTGCCATCGTTCAAGGATTTAGACAACTCAACAACGACCGAGTTGTCAGCATCGATTTGAGTGCTAAAAATGAATTAGGCGATATCCACTCTTATACGATGACGATCGAGATCATGAGCCGTCACAGCAATATCTTCTTAGTCAATAATGACGATGGAAGAATTATTGATTTAGTAAAACGTGTTTCTCCCGAAAACAATAGTTTTAGAGGCTTACTGCCGGGAGATACGTATCAACTACCACCTTCACAACACAAGCAGAATCCGTTTGCGGCTGAAGATGGAGATTTTCAGGGCTTAGAGACCGCAGCAGATATTAGAAATAAATTTGAAGGTATCGGACTAGATACTTCAGATGAGTTGCTTAGCATTATGCAGGCAAAACAGGATCCAAAAGAGTTTATTAATAGTTTTGATGAGGTGGTTTCTCCAAATACTGCTAAACAATCAAAAAACAACAAACTCGGTTTTTTCCCAGTCGAATACAAAAACACGACTAACCTAGTTGGTTTCTACCCTACCCTAGCCGAATTACTGGATAATTATTATTTAGATCGCGCCAGGATCGACCGAATTGAACAACAGACTAAAAGCGTCACCCATCGCTTGAGTATTATCCTTAAAAAAGATAAATCCAAGATCAAAAAGCTTAATAAACAGCTTAAACAAACCAAGATCATGGACGAATACAATCTGTATGGAGAATTGTTGACTACATACATGTCACAAATTCAACGTGGTTCAAAATCGATCACTTTGACTAACTATTACAACAATGAAGAAGTAACAATCAAACTTAATCCCGAATTTTCGCCTTCTGAAAATGCTCAAAGCTATTACAAGCGTTACCGGAAGTTGCAAAATTCAATTCCGCATATTAATGAGCAATTGGAAATAACTACTTCAGAAGTTAACTATTTGGAATCAGTTCTGGCATCGCTTGAGTACGTTGATATTGAAGATGTTGACGGAATCATTGCTGAACTCGAAGAATCCGGCTATATCAAGAAGAAGAAGAAACACGCCCGTCGTAAAAAGAAGAAGACTATCGGAGAACGTTTTGAAACCTCTAATGGTATCCCAGTCGTTGTTGGTAAAAACAACATTGAAAATGATCAATTAACGATGAAATTAGCTCAAAAAAATCATTATTGGTTCCACGTTAAGGATATGCCAGGTTCTCACGTGATCTTAGAATCGAGTGATCCAGACGAACAATCAATTGTTGAAGCAGCTTCGATTGCTGCATATTATTCTAAAGCACGGGAATCAGCCAAAGTCCCTGTTGATTATTTGCAAGTTAGAAATATTCGTAAACCAAATGGAGCAAAACCTGGTTTCGTAATTTTTGAGGGACAAACAACGATCTTAGTTGATCCAGATCGTAATTTAGTAGATAAATTGAGACAAAAATAA
- the lspA gene encoding signal peptidase II, with translation MPFVYLIVLIGLIIGDQALKFYVFYNVPSLGEQQFIPGILSLTNIRNTGAAWSMMEGKMYFFYIITAIAVVVLIYLFIKSEKNQYLYRFSLLFLFAGTIGNAIDRFTRQYVIDMFNLQFINFPIFNLADTYITVGVILLLIYLFRSTAGEKNSK, from the coding sequence ATGCCCTTTGTATATTTAATTGTATTGATCGGCCTGATAATCGGAGATCAAGCCTTGAAGTTTTACGTATTTTATAATGTACCGTCATTAGGGGAACAACAATTTATCCCTGGTATTTTGTCATTAACTAACATTAGAAATACTGGTGCTGCTTGGAGCATGATGGAAGGGAAGATGTACTTTTTCTACATCATTACCGCGATTGCTGTAGTTGTACTGATCTATCTATTTATCAAATCTGAAAAAAATCAGTATTTGTATCGTTTCTCATTGCTGTTCCTATTTGCAGGAACCATCGGCAATGCAATTGATCGATTCACCAGACAATATGTTATTGATATGTTCAACTTACAATTTATTAATTTTCCAATTTTTAACTTAGCAGATACTTACATCACCGTTGGTGTGATTTTGCTACTGATTTACTTATTCCGTTCGACAGCAGGTGAAAAAAATAGCAAATAA
- a CDS encoding reverse transcriptase-like protein, which produces MIKLYTDAGLNTNQNLAAIAYVYKTENDSQEFVRREDSNDNHYLEFLAVEVALKDILDKDLQDDIIQLHSDSKIVIDSINKKYSKHYQAQVDVIMPMLEKFPMYFAKHISDKDNRAAHSLIHQELIHLRKS; this is translated from the coding sequence ATGATTAAATTGTACACCGACGCAGGATTAAATACTAATCAAAACTTAGCTGCGATCGCCTACGTTTACAAAACTGAAAACGACTCTCAAGAATTCGTTCGACGAGAAGATAGCAATGATAATCACTACCTAGAATTTTTGGCAGTCGAGGTCGCTTTAAAAGATATTTTAGACAAAGATTTGCAAGATGACATTATCCAGTTACACTCTGATAGCAAAATCGTGATCGACAGCATCAATAAAAAATATTCGAAGCACTATCAAGCACAAGTGGATGTGATTATGCCCATGCTAGAAAAATTTCCGATGTACTTTGCGAAGCATATTTCTGATAAGGATAATCGTGCTGCACATTCATTAATACATCAAGAATTAATTCATTTAAGAAAATCATAA
- a CDS encoding formate--tetrahydrofolate ligase, translated as MAFPSDIEIAQINEHDNMKDINEIAEKVGLDSADIEPYGHYKAKIGRSGINKAMKNDDGKLILVTSINPTPAGEGKSTVAIGLADALQRLGKKTMLALREPSLGPVMGIKGGATGGGYAQVVPMEDINLHFTGDMHALTSAINTLAALIDNHLHQGNELGIDPRRIIWKRALDINDRALRGTVIGLGSPINSIPREEHFEITVASELMAILCLAQDIDDLKERIASILIAYTYDRKPIFVRDLHVEGAITMLLKDALKPNLVQTLENTPAIIHGGPFANIAHGCNSILATKLAMKLSDYTVTEGGFGADLGGEKFMDIVTPKLNHAPNAIVIVATIRALKYNGGQKLADLKGEDLKALTLGFKNLKRHIQNMRYYNVPVVVSINRFETDTDEEIKLLTSLCDEVGVDVQLTEIHHKGSAGGVDLAKAVIKATEQEANYTRLYEDEQTTEEKIATIASEIYGANNVEYSDKARKQLKTLKDNVWDDLPVCIAKTQYSLSDDPKQLGSPKDFTLHVKELIPKLGAGFIVVLTGNVMTMPGLPSKPAALNMDVDNTGRISGLF; from the coding sequence ATGGCATTTCCTAGCGATATTGAAATCGCACAAATTAATGAACACGATAATATGAAAGATATTAACGAGATTGCCGAAAAAGTCGGCTTGGACTCTGCTGATATTGAACCTTACGGACACTATAAGGCAAAAATCGGCCGTTCAGGTATCAACAAAGCAATGAAAAATGACGATGGCAAATTGATCTTGGTAACTTCGATCAATCCAACTCCAGCTGGAGAAGGTAAATCCACTGTAGCAATTGGTTTAGCTGATGCATTGCAACGCTTAGGCAAGAAAACTATGCTTGCTTTGCGTGAACCATCATTAGGTCCAGTAATGGGTATCAAAGGTGGTGCTACTGGAGGCGGTTATGCTCAAGTAGTTCCAATGGAAGATATCAACTTGCACTTCACCGGCGATATGCACGCCTTAACTAGTGCAATCAATACATTAGCCGCATTGATCGACAATCATCTTCATCAAGGCAACGAACTTGGGATTGATCCTCGTCGGATCATTTGGAAACGTGCGTTAGATATCAACGATCGTGCATTGCGTGGAACTGTCATTGGACTTGGCAGCCCAATCAATTCAATTCCGCGAGAAGAGCATTTTGAAATTACCGTTGCCAGCGAATTAATGGCGATCTTATGTTTAGCACAAGACATCGACGATCTAAAGGAACGCATCGCTAGTATCTTGATTGCATATACTTATGATCGAAAGCCGATCTTTGTTCGTGACCTTCATGTCGAGGGCGCAATCACGATGCTATTAAAAGATGCTTTAAAGCCTAACCTAGTCCAAACTCTTGAAAATACACCAGCTATTATTCATGGTGGACCTTTTGCCAATATCGCTCACGGCTGCAACAGTATCTTAGCTACAAAATTGGCCATGAAACTCAGCGACTATACTGTCACTGAAGGTGGCTTCGGTGCTGACCTTGGTGGCGAGAAGTTCATGGATATCGTCACTCCTAAACTCAATCACGCACCAAATGCCATTGTTATTGTGGCTACGATCAGAGCACTTAAATACAATGGCGGTCAAAAATTAGCCGATCTCAAGGGTGAAGATCTCAAAGCGTTGACTTTAGGATTTAAGAACTTAAAACGTCATATCCAAAATATGCGATATTACAACGTGCCAGTGGTTGTTTCAATCAACAGATTTGAAACAGATACTGATGAAGAAATCAAATTATTGACAAGTCTCTGTGATGAGGTTGGCGTTGATGTTCAACTCACTGAGATCCATCATAAAGGTAGTGCCGGTGGAGTTGACCTAGCTAAGGCCGTTATCAAAGCGACTGAACAAGAAGCTAACTACACGCGTCTTTATGAAGATGAACAAACTACTGAAGAAAAGATTGCAACAATTGCATCAGAGATTTACGGTGCCAATAACGTTGAGTATTCCGATAAAGCACGTAAACAACTAAAGACTTTGAAGGATAACGTTTGGGATGATCTGCCTGTATGTATTGCTAAAACGCAATATTCATTAAGTGATGATCCAAAACAATTGGGAAGTCCCAAAGACTTTACGCTTCATGTTAAAGAATTGATTCCAAAGCTTGGTGCAGGATTTATCGTTGTATTAACTGGAAATGTTATGACCATGCCTGGATTGCCAAGCAAGCCTGCAGCATTGAATATGGATGTTGACAATACTGGAAGGATAAGTGGATTGTTCTAA
- a CDS encoding EbsA family protein — translation MSKKYYIQPTGAWGIILWSVALIIIFFGVILQLEIFSLNVIPILIWIIGLVYIFYIIKSSWIKVSDNQIIIKAPNYHRTRSFDLKNVSVRSTNKFQLEFDFDNHDYFPVKITSTTKVLEEIKKRVGDQ, via the coding sequence ATGTCGAAAAAGTACTACATTCAGCCCACTGGGGCATGGGGTATCATACTTTGGTCAGTTGCACTCATTATCATCTTTTTCGGGGTGATTTTGCAATTGGAAATATTTAGCTTAAATGTTATCCCCATTTTGATTTGGATCATTGGGTTAGTTTACATTTTTTACATCATCAAGAGTTCCTGGATCAAGGTCTCTGATAATCAGATAATTATCAAAGCGCCAAATTACCACCGCACGCGTAGCTTTGATCTAAAAAATGTTTCTGTCAGATCAACCAACAAATTTCAGTTGGAATTTGATTTTGACAACCATGATTATTTTCCAGTCAAGATAACCTCAACCACTAAGGTGCTTGAAGAAATTAAAAAAAGAGTAGGTGATCAATAA
- a CDS encoding carbamoyl phosphate synthase small subunit, translating into MKRYLILEDGTVFPGEGFGSSAITTGQLVVSNNRTGIEQSVTDPDAEGQIIAFTIPGIGSSGINRDFYESINYQCKGVVIGSSSSDSVDGSIPFEDWITSLNIPGIKNVDIRALSKYIFEHGEMKASIMDTHDEHAIDQIKALVLPSDLVKQVSTKQSYPNPNIGLKMVIVDLGLKYSILRQLSYRDCNSVIVNYNSTPEEIANLHPDGIIFSNGPGDPNDLPKTIENIKTLQKQFPILGIGLGSFLVALANDCQITRLEQPHHESSLAVKEVASGKIDFVNHNHSYTIDQKSIGSSDFIVTNICVADGSIEGIRHEYLPIISVLFEPEAAPGPTDGYYVFDEFIDLIHSIKNQDWSR; encoded by the coding sequence ATGAAACGTTATTTAATTTTAGAAGATGGAACAGTTTTCCCTGGCGAAGGTTTCGGATCGTCAGCTATTACCACCGGACAGTTGGTAGTATCAAATAATCGAACTGGAATTGAACAATCTGTTACCGATCCGGATGCAGAAGGACAGATCATTGCCTTTACAATCCCTGGAATTGGCAGTTCAGGTATTAATCGTGACTTTTATGAATCAATTAACTACCAATGCAAAGGCGTTGTAATTGGTTCAAGCAGCTCCGATAGCGTCGATGGTTCGATCCCGTTTGAAGATTGGATCACTAGCCTAAATATTCCTGGCATTAAAAACGTCGATATTCGTGCCTTGTCAAAATATATTTTTGAACATGGCGAAATGAAAGCATCAATCATGGACACTCATGATGAACATGCTATCGACCAGATCAAAGCTCTAGTATTGCCATCAGATTTAGTAAAACAGGTTTCAACTAAACAATCATATCCAAATCCAAATATTGGTTTGAAAATGGTTATCGTCGATCTGGGATTGAAATATTCCATTCTACGACAGTTATCGTACCGGGATTGTAATTCAGTCATTGTTAACTACAATTCAACACCTGAAGAAATTGCTAATTTACATCCTGACGGAATAATTTTTTCAAATGGGCCTGGTGATCCCAACGATCTTCCCAAGACCATTGAAAACATCAAAACGTTGCAAAAACAATTTCCAATCTTGGGAATTGGACTTGGAAGTTTTCTTGTTGCTTTGGCAAATGATTGTCAAATCACTCGATTGGAACAACCACACCACGAATCCTCATTGGCGGTCAAAGAAGTTGCCAGTGGCAAAATTGATTTTGTTAATCATAATCACTCGTATACGATTGATCAAAAGTCAATTGGATCATCAGATTTTATCGTTACCAACATTTGTGTCGCTGATGGAAGCATTGAAGGTATTCGTCACGAGTACTTGCCAATTATCAGCGTTTTATTTGAGCCGGAAGCTGCACCAGGACCAACTGACGGCTATTATGTTTTTGATGAATTTATCGATTTGATACATTCCATCAAGAACCAAGATTGGAGTAGGTAG
- a CDS encoding ATP-binding protein codes for MVTSGIHNILIIGPTNSDKNVDLSTALYDTAEILHKLGYKTTIMVENPTSLLSSSDFFDRIVVEKVNGENILAYVDQFHPDAILPTVGDKNALGIISGLNGKISSTKVLGTDYFASLCTFKREMFISKLNENDLPVINFISSDDEDELYDFIRSIGFPIIARRRFSNRHSSGWTNINNLFELDNFMALEDSQNAKIEIERSIRGFSEYSCTVVRDRFDNSALIGTIEDVEPIGIHHLDSNLVSPALSLNDSKLQKLRNLAIKLARVFNIVGVCTVHFAYNHKSGECYITEFIPRLSEETKFLEYATSYPLATVSVELNLGYQLDKLQLDSGNSFNGASEPFMDHITSRFPQWNTTEQRYIGPSKTSDSSIIVSGFSIEEVFNKGALNDKLNDTLNRYEKLHQMDDDQLFEKIIHPTNWMLDVLVEAIRRDFELPVLSEVTGITIPYLVALKNIKDNSALIRDDEIDEDNIEKLVSMGVKGVGYSKLLLDRDDVVTKTVVKSKKSVSVNMDKLHQQNFFVTSGISNDLKFSERNKIVVRSPIITSKRNIMVRQFVLLQLVKSITQNGLEAIIIGREPWSAPLEIRNVAYEIADPHMELQHLNLIHEKQIFKIIDFSKTLSEEDTENNEVFQISTKPIKSLDLKADITMRVIVVSDGKSFTVPSVIFRKMVGDKSYEISSYNKFMSESGKREIREIIENELSEQNQINTYNFDFAYSHDHWMITKISSGMNQDIIRHELASSVHVIDTLVKLILGNNLGKDLSTDEIFENDDTDFLVTINDQKFTTYDEQGILDLLENTIRK; via the coding sequence TTGGTTACAAGTGGAATTCATAACATTTTGATTATTGGTCCTACCAATAGTGATAAAAATGTCGATCTTTCTACTGCCTTGTACGATACTGCAGAGATTTTGCATAAATTAGGGTACAAAACCACGATCATGGTGGAAAACCCGACATCTTTATTATCTTCTAGTGACTTTTTCGATCGAATTGTCGTCGAAAAAGTTAATGGAGAAAATATCTTGGCATACGTGGATCAATTTCATCCTGATGCGATATTGCCAACCGTCGGCGACAAAAATGCCTTAGGTATCATTTCTGGTCTGAACGGAAAGATATCTTCGACAAAAGTATTGGGGACCGATTATTTTGCTTCGCTATGTACTTTTAAACGTGAAATGTTCATTAGTAAACTGAATGAAAATGATCTGCCGGTCATCAATTTTATTTCTTCAGACGATGAAGACGAATTGTATGACTTCATTCGATCAATCGGTTTTCCAATCATTGCCAGAAGAAGATTCTCAAATCGACATTCAAGTGGATGGACCAATATTAATAACCTATTTGAATTAGATAATTTTATGGCTTTGGAAGATTCTCAAAATGCCAAAATTGAAATTGAACGTAGTATTCGTGGATTTAGCGAATATTCTTGCACAGTTGTCCGTGACCGATTCGACAACTCGGCATTGATCGGAACAATTGAAGACGTTGAACCGATCGGTATCCATCATCTCGATTCCAACCTGGTTTCGCCCGCACTTTCATTAAATGATTCTAAACTTCAGAAATTACGAAATTTAGCAATCAAATTGGCTCGAGTTTTTAATATTGTTGGTGTATGTACAGTTCATTTTGCTTACAATCATAAGTCTGGAGAATGCTATATCACCGAATTTATTCCCAGACTGAGCGAGGAAACAAAATTTTTGGAATACGCAACTAGTTATCCTTTAGCAACGGTCAGCGTTGAACTCAATTTAGGATATCAACTAGACAAGTTGCAACTAGATTCTGGAAATAGTTTTAATGGTGCCAGTGAGCCTTTTATGGATCACATTACTTCAAGATTCCCACAGTGGAACACTACTGAACAAAGATATATTGGACCTAGCAAAACTTCAGATTCGAGTATCATTGTCAGTGGTTTTAGCATAGAAGAAGTTTTCAATAAGGGTGCTTTGAACGACAAATTGAACGACACCTTAAATCGCTATGAGAAATTGCATCAAATGGACGATGACCAACTTTTTGAAAAAATTATTCATCCAACTAATTGGATGCTCGACGTTTTAGTCGAAGCCATCAGGCGTGACTTTGAATTGCCAGTACTCTCGGAAGTCACTGGAATCACAATTCCTTATTTAGTGGCTTTAAAAAATATCAAAGACAACAGTGCTTTGATCCGTGACGATGAGATCGATGAAGATAACATCGAAAAACTCGTTAGCATGGGAGTCAAAGGTGTAGGGTACAGCAAATTACTGTTGGATCGCGATGATGTCGTTACTAAGACTGTTGTCAAAAGCAAAAAATCTGTATCGGTAAATATGGATAAACTGCATCAACAGAACTTTTTCGTCACTAGCGGCATTAGCAATGACTTAAAGTTTTCTGAACGGAATAAAATTGTCGTTCGTTCACCGATCATTACTTCTAAACGAAACATCATGGTCAGACAATTTGTGCTGCTGCAGTTAGTCAAATCAATCACTCAAAATGGATTAGAAGCAATTATCATCGGTCGCGAACCCTGGAGTGCACCATTAGAAATTCGCAATGTTGCATATGAAATTGCCGACCCACATATGGAATTGCAGCATCTCAATTTGATTCATGAAAAACAAATTTTTAAAATAATCGATTTTTCGAAAACTCTCAGTGAAGAAGACACTGAAAATAACGAAGTATTTCAAATCAGTACTAAGCCTATCAAGTCGCTGGACTTAAAAGCTGATATCACGATGCGCGTCATTGTGGTATCTGACGGCAAAAGTTTCACCGTACCATCAGTAATCTTTCGGAAGATGGTTGGAGATAAGAGTTATGAAATCAGTTCATACAACAAATTTATGTCCGAATCCGGTAAAAGAGAAATTCGTGAGATCATTGAAAATGAACTGTCCGAGCAAAATCAGATCAACACTTATAACTTTGACTTTGCCTACAGTCATGATCACTGGATGATCACGAAAATATCTTCAGGAATGAACCAAGATATTATTCGTCACGAATTAGCTAGCTCGGTCCATGTTATTGATACATTGGTTAAACTGATACTTGGTAATAATCTTGGCAAAGATTTGAGTACCGATGAAATTTTTGAAAATGACGATACTGATTTTCTAGTAACGATCAATGACCAAAAATTCACTACTTATGATGAACAAGGTATTTTAGATTTATTGGAAAATACTATCCGTAAGTAA
- a CDS encoding lipoate--protein ligase — protein MYYVLMKDRDIRDNLATEQYLMNNVEFDEPLVLFYIEKPCIIVGHNQNTLEEINSDYVKDHNITVTRRISGGGAVYQDLGNLCFSFVVDSDDKNFGDFKSFTQPIVDALHDMGATTAEVSGRNDLLVDGKKFSGNAMYSKNGKTFSHGTLSLDVDLSVLTEALNVPADKIASKGIKSIRSRVTNLKPYLDEKYQNLTTEQFRDRLLLELFHADNIEDIKDKEYVVTDEDQKAIDKIKEDYYYNWDWVYGKSPKFTAKQRKHFDMGTVDVRYNVEDGKIENAEIYGDYFGMKDANDIKKALLGVKFDRDEILSVLAKFNLDDYFKGIPQDELSKLFTP, from the coding sequence ATGTACTATGTTCTTATGAAAGATCGCGACATTCGTGATAATTTAGCTACTGAACAATATTTGATGAACAATGTTGAATTCGATGAACCATTGGTGCTTTTTTACATTGAAAAGCCTTGTATTATCGTTGGTCATAACCAAAACACTTTGGAAGAGATCAACAGCGATTACGTAAAGGATCATAATATTACTGTTACTCGCCGTATTTCTGGTGGTGGCGCGGTTTATCAAGACCTTGGCAATTTATGTTTTAGTTTCGTGGTTGATTCTGACGACAAAAACTTCGGTGACTTCAAGTCATTCACCCAACCTATCGTTGATGCATTGCACGATATGGGTGCAACTACTGCCGAGGTTTCTGGTCGTAACGATTTACTTGTTGATGGCAAGAAATTCTCTGGTAACGCAATGTACTCCAAGAATGGCAAAACATTCTCTCACGGTACCCTTTCACTAGACGTTGATTTAAGCGTCCTTACAGAAGCTTTGAATGTCCCTGCTGACAAGATTGCTTCAAAGGGTATTAAATCGATCAGAAGTCGTGTTACTAACCTCAAGCCTTATCTGGATGAAAAGTATCAAAATTTGACGACTGAACAATTCAGAGACCGTCTATTGCTTGAACTATTCCATGCTGACAATATTGAAGATATCAAGGACAAGGAATACGTCGTAACTGACGAAGACCAAAAAGCAATCGACAAGATCAAAGAAGATTATTACTACAACTGGGATTGGGTTTACGGAAAATCTCCTAAATTCACTGCCAAACAACGTAAGCATTTCGATATGGGTACAGTCGATGTTAGATATAACGTTGAAGATGGCAAGATCGAAAATGCTGAGATCTATGGCGATTACTTTGGAATGAAAGATGCCAATGATATCAAAAAAGCTCTTTTAGGCGTTAAATTCGACCGAGACGAAATTTTATCCGTCCTCGCCAAATTTAACCTAGACGATTACTTCAAGGGCATCCCACAAGATGAATTAAGCAAATTATTTACTCCATAA